Proteins from one Rosa chinensis cultivar Old Blush chromosome 7, RchiOBHm-V2, whole genome shotgun sequence genomic window:
- the LOC112177468 gene encoding uncharacterized protein LOC112177468: protein MCVDYTNLNRACPKDSFPLPQIDQLIDSTAGYRLLSFMDAFNGYNKIRMNPVDEEHTGFTTDNGKVVALSRFISRLTDKCTPFFKLLKTQHVEVIAWTAEHEAAFLGLKSYLSHVPLLYKPVPGEMLYVYLAASATAVSSVLIRKDSDCEYPVYYAGKGYTGAESKYPDIERIALALLVSAWKLRHYFQAHSITVFTNHPLRQVLQKPETSGRLIKWAIELGEFDIKYLPRTAIKGQAAADFISESIPSHDPNKEPPEPLASDPPPPSTWRLYVDGSSNKKTSGAGILLISPDEQVYEYALKFSFKASNNTAEYEALIAGLQIARELGVQHLHIFSDSQLVVNQVSGNFEPKEPHMSSYQALARALVQRFTSYIFTQIPRAENDKADALAKLASTSPNPTYGTTKVEVLAGPSTSKTVSEIFSVDHKPSWMDPILKYMVDGRTPDDKVKARRLQLRSARYTIMNGKLYRRGHCFPNLKCVTPEEGHKIMTDNHAGVCGNHAGARSLAHKTLRAGYFWPTMSALAQTISSSCHKCQMYANIPQAPPIALSILLAPWPFCQWGLDLIGKLPTVVGQSKYAIVALDYQTKWVEAEPLVAITTEKVKNFLWNNIY, encoded by the exons ATGTGTGTCGACTACACAAACCTCAATCGGGCATGCCCTAAAgatagcttcccgctcccgcaaattgatcaattgatcgACTCCACCGCTGGGTACCGGTTACTCAGCTTCATGGATGCTTTTAACGGGTACAACAAGATTCGAATGAACCCGGTAGATGAGGAGCACACTGGCTTCACTACAGACAATG GCAAGGTGGTCGCCCTGtcaagattcatctccaggTTGACAGACAAGTGTACCCCTTTCTTCAAACTGCTAAAAACCCAACACGTCGAGGTGATAGCCTGGACAGCGGAGCACGAGGCTGCTTTCCTTGGCTTGAAGTCATATCTGTCACATGTACCTCTACTCTACAAACCTGTTCCCGGAGAAATGCTCTACGTATACCTGGCAGCATCGGCAACTGCTGTGAGCTCAGTCCTGATTAGGAAGGATTCCGATTGCGAGTACCCAGTGTACTACGCTGGAAAAGGTTACACTGGTGCAGAGTCCAAGTACCCGGACATTGAAAGAATAGCACTGGCCCTCCTAGTATCAGCCTGGAAGCTCAGACATTACTTCCAAGCACATTCTATTACCgttttcactaatcacccattGAGGCAGGTTTTACAGAAACCAGAGACATCGGGCAGGTTAAttaagtgggccatcgagcttggGGAATTCGACATCAAGTACCTACCCCGGACAGCCATCAAAGGCCAGGCAGCGGCCGATTTTATTTCAGAATCAATCCCTTCCCATGACCCAAACAAGGAACCACCCGAACCGCTAGCCTCAGATCCACCTCCGCCAAGCACTTGGCGATTATACGTGGACGGATCATCCAACAAGAAAACTAGCGGAGCCGGCATCCTACTCATTAGCCCGGACGAACAAGTCTACGAGTACGCCCTCAAATTTTCCTTCAAAGCATCCAATAATACAGCAGAATACGAGGCACTCATAGCCGGTCTGCAGATCGCCCGGGAACTTGGGGTCCAACACCTCcatatcttcagtgattcccagttggtcgtaaACCAGGTCAGCGGTAACTTCGAACCAAAGGAGCCCCACATGTCCTCCTACCAGGCCTTGGCCCGGGCTTTAGTTCAGAGGTTCACCTCCTAcatttttacccaaataccGAGGGCAGAAAACGACAAGGCAGACGCTCTTGCTAAGCTCGCATCAACTTCTCCAAACCCTACCTATGGGACCACTAAAGTCGAAGTACTCGCGGGACCTAGCACTTCCAAAACGGTGTCAGAAATATTTTCGGTGGATCACAAACCTTCCTGGATGGACCcaattttgaagtacatggtTGATGGCCGAACACCGGATGATAAGGTCAAGGCCAGAAGACTGCAGCTAAGGTCAGCTCGATACACGATCATGAATGGCAAACTCTACAGAAGAGGACATTGCTTTCCCAACCTGAAGTGTGTGACACCGGAGGAAGGTCACAAAATAATGACGGACAATCACGCTGGTGTATGTGGTAACCATGCCGGAGCTCGATCTCTCGCACACAAGACCCTAAGGGCAGGATAtttctggccaaccatgtcggcccTGGCTCAAACTATATCCagttcttgccacaaatgccaaatgtACGCAAATATCCCACAAGCACCGCCCATCGCCCTTTCCATCCTCCTTGCACCGTGGCCGTTCTGTCAGTGGGGTTTGGACTTGATTGGTAAACTTCCCACGGTAGTGGGACAGTCCAAATACGCCATCGTTGCCTtggactaccaaacaaagtgggtagaGGCAGAACCTCTCGTCGCCATCACCACTGAAAAAGTCAAGAACTTCCTATGGAATAACATCTACTGA